Proteins encoded by one window of Streptacidiphilus sp. PB12-B1b:
- a CDS encoding TetR/AcrR family transcriptional regulator has product MSVPRIRRSRRADHVADTRRALVCAARELFAERGYAATGTEDIVASAHVTRGALYHHFKDKADLFRAVMAECAAEMAERLVAQETARAEQEQGDAWQLLRSGFQSFLDACNDRDFQRIVLVEGPAVLGHSAWDALVEEHGYVLLAEALTEAIAEGNVEPMPVAPLTRMLAALISEASLYIARAEDHDLAREEAGQVLERMLAGLGRAPGVSLGRMESIG; this is encoded by the coding sequence ATGTCGGTACCCCGGATACGGCGGAGTCGTCGCGCGGACCATGTCGCGGACACCCGGCGCGCGCTGGTGTGCGCCGCGCGCGAGCTGTTCGCCGAGCGCGGCTACGCCGCCACCGGCACGGAGGACATCGTGGCGTCCGCGCACGTCACCAGGGGTGCGCTCTACCACCACTTCAAGGACAAGGCCGACCTGTTCCGGGCGGTGATGGCCGAGTGCGCCGCCGAGATGGCGGAGCGCCTGGTCGCCCAGGAGACGGCCCGGGCGGAGCAGGAGCAGGGCGACGCCTGGCAGCTGCTGCGCAGCGGCTTCCAGTCGTTCCTGGACGCCTGCAACGACCGGGACTTCCAGCGGATCGTACTCGTGGAGGGCCCGGCCGTGCTGGGCCACAGCGCCTGGGACGCGCTGGTCGAGGAGCACGGCTACGTGCTGCTGGCCGAGGCGCTGACCGAGGCCATCGCCGAGGGGAACGTCGAGCCGATGCCGGTCGCGCCGCTGACCAGGATGCTGGCGGCGCTGATCTCCGAGGCCAGCCTGTACATCGCCCGCGCCGAGGACCACGACCTGGCGCGCGAGGAGGCCGGGCAGGTGCTGGAGCGGATGCTCGCCGGACTCGGCCGCGCCCCGGGCGTGTCGCTGGGCCGGATGGAGTCCATCGGCTGA
- a CDS encoding histidine phosphatase family protein translates to MGDVILIRHGATEWSRDGRHTSYTDLPLLPQGEEQARALAPMLARHDIGLTLCSPLERARSTAKLAGLDPVRIEPDLHEWDYGGYEGVTTVDIHRTRPDWNLWTDGVTPGPEGHPGETPEQIGARADRVLATVHAALRESERDVVLVAHAHILRVLTARYLGLPPSAGALFLLATGTMSRLGAEHGQAAVAAWNERPR, encoded by the coding sequence ATGGGTGACGTGATCCTGATCCGGCACGGCGCGACCGAGTGGAGCCGCGACGGACGGCACACCAGCTACACCGATCTCCCGTTGCTGCCCCAGGGCGAGGAGCAGGCCCGGGCGCTGGCCCCGATGCTGGCGCGGCACGACATCGGGCTGACCCTGTGCAGCCCGCTGGAGCGCGCCCGCAGCACGGCCAAGCTGGCCGGACTGGACCCGGTGCGGATCGAGCCGGACCTGCACGAGTGGGACTACGGCGGCTACGAGGGCGTCACCACCGTCGACATCCACCGCACCCGTCCGGACTGGAACCTGTGGACCGACGGCGTCACCCCCGGCCCGGAGGGGCACCCCGGCGAGACCCCCGAGCAGATCGGGGCCCGGGCCGACCGGGTGCTGGCCACCGTGCACGCCGCGCTGCGCGAGTCGGAGCGCGACGTCGTACTGGTGGCGCACGCGCACATCCTGCGCGTCCTCACCGCGCGCTACCTCGGCCTGCCGCCGTCCGCCGGGGCGCTGTTCCTGCTGGCCACCGGCACCATGAGCCGCCTGGGCGCCGAGCACGGGCAGGCCGCCGTGGCCGCCTGGAACGAGCGCCCGCGCTGA
- a CDS encoding TrmB family transcriptional regulator, with protein sequence MHTDDRRAADLEELGLTNYEARVYLALIRRDVFTAAEVAREAQVPRQRVYDVLEGLTRRQLAVLRPGKVAGYSAVAPETAVHRLMEQQRRSLGRLERLSGELAQELLPTWDSGRQHTDPLDYVEVLRDAADISERFARIQSEAERELLSFSRPPWVNPPAENLAGIEASARLHAAGRTIRSLYSSDVLEDSEVLDVVRRFVDVGEEIRIAENLPLKLVIADGSTVLCDMPDPVARAGATTSLVIRHPSLAEALRLAFHAVWDESPTLEEALKLREAEQAAAAEAASRAEAEAAAAAAAEAGSGGDA encoded by the coding sequence ATGCATACGGACGACAGACGCGCAGCGGACCTGGAAGAGCTCGGCCTCACCAACTACGAGGCGCGGGTCTACCTCGCCCTCATCCGCCGCGACGTGTTCACCGCCGCGGAGGTCGCCCGCGAGGCGCAGGTCCCCCGGCAGCGGGTCTACGACGTGCTGGAGGGGCTGACCCGCCGCCAGCTCGCGGTGCTGCGTCCCGGGAAGGTCGCGGGCTACTCGGCGGTGGCGCCGGAGACCGCCGTGCACCGGCTGATGGAGCAGCAGCGGCGCTCCCTCGGGCGGCTGGAGCGGCTCTCCGGCGAGCTGGCCCAGGAGCTGCTGCCGACCTGGGACAGCGGTCGGCAGCACACCGACCCGCTGGACTACGTCGAGGTGCTGCGCGACGCGGCCGACATCAGCGAGCGCTTCGCCCGGATCCAGTCCGAGGCCGAGCGCGAGCTGCTCAGCTTCTCCCGGCCGCCATGGGTCAACCCGCCGGCCGAGAACCTCGCCGGGATCGAGGCGTCCGCCAGACTGCACGCGGCCGGACGCACCATCCGCTCGCTCTACAGCAGCGACGTGCTGGAGGATTCCGAGGTCCTGGACGTGGTGCGGCGCTTCGTGGACGTCGGCGAGGAGATCCGGATCGCCGAGAACCTGCCGCTGAAGCTGGTCATCGCGGACGGCTCGACCGTGCTGTGCGACATGCCCGACCCGGTGGCGCGGGCCGGGGCGACGACCTCATTGGTGATCCGGCACCCCTCGCTGGCCGAGGCGCTGCGGCTGGCCTTCCACGCGGTCTGGGACGAGTCCCCGACCCTGGAGGAGGCGTTGAAGCTGCGCGAGGCGGAGCAGGCCGCGGCGGCCGAGGCGGCGAGCCGGGCCGAGGCCGAGGCCGCAGCGGCGGCGGCCGCCGAGGCCGGGTCGGGCGGGGACGCCTGA
- the hpnH gene encoding adenosyl-hopene transferase HpnH, which translates to MGLPLNLTVKMGTYLLKQKVLRRDKFPLIVEVEPLFACNLACAGCGKIQEPASMLKRRMPVQQVVDAVEEAGAPMVSLAGGEPLMHPQIDEMTRALLAKGKFVVLCTNAVLLPKHLHKFKPHRNFAWMVHIDGLRERHDESVSKDGVFDQAVEAIRQAKAAGFAVFTNSTFFNNDSPQDVIEVLQYLNDDLKVDRMQISPGYAYEKAPDQDRFLGVEQTRQLFKKAFADGRRKHWRLNHSALYLDFLEGKTDFECTPWAIPSYSLKGWQRPCYLMGDGYTETYKELLETTDWDTYGRGKDPRCDNCMAHCGYEPTAVLATMGSLKESLRAITAG; encoded by the coding sequence ATGGGACTCCCACTTAATCTGACCGTCAAGATGGGCACATACCTCCTCAAGCAGAAGGTTCTGCGTCGGGACAAATTCCCGCTGATCGTCGAGGTCGAACCCCTCTTCGCCTGCAATCTCGCCTGCGCCGGATGCGGCAAGATCCAGGAGCCGGCCAGCATGCTCAAGCGGCGCATGCCGGTGCAGCAGGTGGTCGACGCCGTCGAGGAGGCCGGGGCGCCGATGGTCTCCCTGGCCGGCGGCGAACCGCTGATGCACCCGCAGATCGACGAGATGACCCGAGCGCTGCTGGCCAAGGGCAAGTTCGTGGTGCTCTGCACCAATGCCGTACTGCTGCCCAAGCACCTGCACAAGTTCAAGCCGCACCGGAACTTCGCCTGGATGGTCCACATCGACGGGCTGCGCGAGCGGCACGACGAGTCGGTCAGCAAGGACGGCGTCTTCGACCAGGCGGTCGAGGCGATCCGGCAGGCCAAGGCCGCGGGCTTCGCCGTCTTCACCAACTCGACGTTCTTCAACAACGACAGCCCGCAGGACGTCATCGAGGTGCTCCAGTACCTCAACGACGACCTCAAGGTCGACCGGATGCAGATCTCCCCCGGCTACGCCTACGAGAAGGCCCCCGACCAGGACCGCTTCCTCGGCGTGGAGCAGACCAGGCAGCTGTTCAAGAAGGCCTTCGCGGACGGCCGCCGCAAGCACTGGCGGCTCAACCACTCGGCGCTCTACCTGGACTTCCTCGAAGGGAAGACCGACTTCGAGTGCACCCCGTGGGCGATCCCGTCGTACTCGCTCAAGGGCTGGCAGAGGCCCTGCTACCTGATGGGCGACGGCTACACCGAGACCTACAAGGAGCTGCTGGAGACCACCGACTGGGACACCTACGGCCGCGGCAAGGACCCGCGCTGCGACAACTGCATGGCGCACTGCGGCTACGAGCCGACGGCGGTGCTGGCGACCATGGGCTCGCTCAAGGAGAGCCTGCGGGCGATCACCGCGGGCTGA
- a CDS encoding NAD(P)/FAD-dependent oxidoreductase — protein sequence MARSETPGPATAPTPGDAPGGEPVRHVRVAVIGSGFGGLGAAVRLRQEGVTDFVVLERAASVGGTWRDNSYPGCACDVPSHLYSFSFAPNPDWPRTFSGQPEIRAYLERIADRFDLRGHLRLEHEVLAARWDAAAARWQLETSRGRYSADVLVAACGPLSDPAVPDLPGLAEFPGEVFHSARWDHGYDLAGKRVAVVGTGASAIQIVPMIQPQVGRLVLFQRTPPWVMPRMDRDITSAERWVYRRVPAAQRALRTALWTLREYQVGAFVKRPGLLRAAQALAKRNIDQHVKDPALRARLTPDYRFGCKRVLLSNTYYPALAQPNVDVVASGLREVRGSTVVAADGTEHEVDAIVFSTGFHVTDMPIGSRITGASGRTLAEEWKDGMAALRGTTVSGFPNLLMVIGPNTGLGNSSMVLMIESQLNYLADYLRSLDAHGLRALDATPGAQRRWNDEVQRRMTRTVWTTGGCQSWYLDANGRNTSLWPSTTAHFRRETRRIDLSEYDRIRDAAPAGNPPAASAVDAEPARA from the coding sequence ATGGCGCGCAGCGAAACGCCCGGCCCCGCGACGGCCCCCACCCCGGGCGACGCGCCCGGCGGCGAGCCGGTCCGGCACGTCCGGGTGGCGGTGATCGGCTCCGGCTTCGGCGGGCTGGGCGCGGCCGTGCGGCTGCGCCAGGAGGGCGTCACCGACTTCGTCGTCCTGGAGCGGGCCGCCTCCGTCGGCGGCACCTGGCGGGACAACAGCTATCCCGGCTGCGCCTGCGACGTGCCCTCGCACCTGTACTCCTTCTCCTTCGCGCCCAACCCCGACTGGCCGCGGACCTTCTCCGGCCAGCCGGAGATCCGGGCCTACCTGGAGCGCATCGCCGACCGCTTCGACCTGCGCGGCCACCTGCGCCTGGAGCACGAGGTGCTGGCCGCCCGCTGGGACGCCGCCGCCGCGCGCTGGCAGCTGGAGACCAGCCGCGGCCGCTACAGCGCCGACGTGCTGGTCGCCGCCTGCGGGCCGCTGTCCGACCCGGCCGTGCCCGACCTGCCCGGCCTGGCGGAGTTCCCCGGCGAGGTGTTCCACTCCGCCCGCTGGGACCACGGCTACGACCTGGCCGGGAAGCGGGTCGCGGTGGTCGGCACCGGCGCGTCCGCCATCCAGATCGTCCCGATGATCCAGCCGCAGGTCGGCCGGCTGGTGCTGTTCCAGCGCACCCCGCCGTGGGTGATGCCGCGCATGGACCGCGACATCACCTCCGCCGAGCGCTGGGTCTACCGCCGGGTCCCCGCCGCCCAGCGCGCCCTGCGCACCGCCCTGTGGACCCTGCGCGAGTACCAGGTGGGGGCGTTCGTGAAGCGCCCGGGCCTGCTCCGGGCCGCCCAGGCGCTGGCCAAGCGCAACATCGACCAGCACGTCAAGGACCCGGCGCTGCGGGCCAGGCTCACCCCGGACTACCGCTTCGGCTGCAAGCGCGTGCTGCTGTCCAACACCTACTACCCGGCGCTGGCGCAGCCCAATGTGGACGTCGTGGCCTCCGGCCTGCGCGAGGTGCGCGGCAGCACGGTGGTGGCCGCCGACGGCACCGAGCACGAGGTGGACGCCATCGTCTTCAGCACCGGCTTCCACGTCACCGACATGCCGATCGGCTCGCGGATCACCGGCGCCTCCGGCCGCACCCTGGCCGAGGAGTGGAAGGACGGCATGGCCGCGCTGCGCGGCACCACCGTCAGCGGCTTCCCCAATCTGCTGATGGTCATCGGCCCCAACACCGGCCTGGGCAACAGCTCGATGGTGCTGATGATCGAGTCGCAGCTGAACTACCTCGCGGACTACCTGCGCTCGCTGGACGCCCACGGGCTGCGCGCCCTGGACGCCACCCCCGGCGCCCAGCGCCGCTGGAACGACGAGGTGCAGCGGCGGATGACCCGCACCGTCTGGACCACCGGCGGCTGCCAGAGCTGGTACCTGGACGCCAACGGGCGCAACACCTCGCTCTGGCCGAGCACCACCGCACACTTCCGCCGCGAGACCCGCAGGATCGACCTGTCCGAGTACGACCGCATCCGCGACGCCGCCCCGGCCGGGAACCCGCCCGCCGCGAGCGCCGTCGACGCCGAGCCCGCCCGCGCCTGA
- a CDS encoding FUSC family protein: MPWSPALKSSLRSGLHLERTVNEPLQVLRGMLGVGIVLFGALWLGRPSLATSAALGAFIAGTATYQRSFRPRPILALYAAAGLAASSFVGYLASPWPPLFVLVLALWAFAAGLAWVLGQTAGVVASTTVSVMLIIVTLPENVAQAAEHAGYVAAGGLVQATLAAVWPGRRWAARRDALADAYASLADYARRLRHDPFAAFDPDPLMNARRAAALSPAQARRRPAELAGMRSYAERIRPVLAAMADPRVGADEEGPQRDRARELMGAAAEMLDAVARSIRTGRPAAVPERTYRALTVPKSGPVLEGAGRQAALKLIGLLAEAADAVDAVDRGDPVGGGAAAPGHLPRPSLRQLLPALLHALRRHWDWSSPVLRHAVRLAVVAALGEILGRSLPVSHGYWAPMTAVMVIRPDFSQTYTRGVARVAGTVLGVAVTTAIILATHPSVWICAALAVLSIGGAYLLMRSGYAAMSTCITGYVVFLLAMDGTGITSTVADRVLLTLLGGLIALAAYAVFPTWQTVRLPDRLAAYVEAGGAYAAAAVDAYAEPSAKGPAVVREALLGYRQTRSELGTASDQAAVEPVRHRGLGTAQLADARAAMAALGRAVMLMEAHLPAADAQPVPGAARFAAGLREQTARAARQIRAGGPVDLGPVRAQYEEWARELPAEDSDPASASPGALLHRDAGLLAEALEGLSGALADQ, from the coding sequence ATGCCCTGGTCCCCGGCCCTGAAGTCCAGCCTCCGCTCCGGCCTGCACCTGGAGCGCACCGTCAACGAGCCGCTGCAGGTGCTGCGCGGGATGCTGGGCGTCGGCATCGTGCTGTTCGGGGCGCTCTGGCTGGGGCGGCCGTCGCTGGCGACCTCGGCCGCGCTGGGCGCGTTCATCGCCGGGACCGCCACCTACCAGCGCAGCTTCCGTCCGCGCCCGATCCTGGCGCTGTACGCCGCCGCCGGGCTGGCCGCCAGCTCCTTCGTCGGCTACCTGGCCTCCCCCTGGCCGCCGCTGTTCGTGCTGGTGCTGGCGCTGTGGGCGTTCGCCGCCGGGCTGGCCTGGGTGCTGGGGCAGACGGCGGGCGTGGTGGCGTCCACCACGGTGTCGGTGATGCTGATCATCGTGACGCTGCCGGAGAACGTCGCCCAGGCGGCCGAGCACGCCGGCTACGTCGCCGCCGGCGGGCTGGTCCAGGCGACGCTGGCGGCGGTATGGCCGGGACGCCGCTGGGCCGCCCGGCGGGACGCCCTGGCCGACGCCTACGCCTCGCTGGCGGACTACGCGCGGCGGCTGCGGCACGACCCCTTCGCGGCCTTCGACCCCGATCCGCTGATGAACGCCCGCCGGGCGGCCGCGCTGAGCCCCGCCCAGGCCCGCCGCCGCCCGGCGGAGCTGGCCGGGATGCGCAGCTACGCCGAGCGGATCCGGCCGGTGCTGGCCGCCATGGCCGACCCCCGGGTCGGCGCGGACGAGGAGGGCCCGCAGCGCGACCGGGCCCGGGAGCTGATGGGCGCGGCGGCCGAGATGCTGGACGCCGTCGCCCGCTCGATCCGCACCGGCCGCCCGGCCGCCGTCCCCGAGCGGACCTACCGGGCGCTGACCGTGCCCAAGTCCGGGCCGGTGCTGGAGGGGGCCGGGCGGCAGGCGGCGCTGAAGCTGATCGGGCTGCTCGCCGAGGCCGCCGACGCGGTCGACGCGGTGGACCGGGGCGACCCGGTCGGGGGCGGGGCCGCCGCGCCCGGCCACCTCCCCCGGCCGTCGCTGCGGCAGCTGCTGCCGGCGCTGCTGCACGCCCTGCGGCGGCACTGGGACTGGTCCTCGCCGGTGCTGCGGCACGCCGTGCGGCTGGCGGTGGTGGCCGCGCTGGGGGAGATCCTGGGCCGGTCGCTGCCGGTCTCGCACGGCTACTGGGCCCCGATGACGGCGGTGATGGTGATACGGCCGGACTTCTCGCAGACCTACACCCGGGGCGTGGCCCGGGTCGCGGGCACGGTGCTGGGGGTCGCCGTCACCACCGCGATCATCCTGGCCACCCACCCGAGCGTGTGGATCTGCGCGGCGCTGGCGGTGCTCTCCATCGGCGGGGCCTACCTGCTGATGCGCTCCGGCTACGCGGCGATGAGCACCTGCATCACCGGGTACGTGGTCTTCCTGCTGGCCATGGACGGCACGGGGATCACCTCGACCGTCGCCGACCGGGTGCTGTTGACGCTGCTCGGCGGGCTGATCGCGCTGGCCGCGTACGCCGTCTTCCCGACCTGGCAGACGGTTCGGCTGCCGGACCGGCTGGCCGCCTACGTCGAGGCCGGGGGCGCCTATGCGGCGGCGGCCGTCGACGCCTACGCGGAGCCCTCGGCCAAGGGCCCGGCGGTGGTGCGCGAGGCGCTGCTCGGCTATCGGCAGACCCGGAGCGAGCTGGGCACGGCCAGCGACCAGGCGGCCGTCGAGCCGGTGCGCCACCGCGGCCTGGGCACCGCCCAACTGGCGGACGCCCGGGCGGCCATGGCCGCGCTGGGGCGCGCCGTCATGCTGATGGAGGCGCACCTCCCGGCGGCGGACGCACAGCCGGTCCCCGGCGCGGCGCGCTTCGCGGCGGGCCTGCGCGAGCAGACCGCGCGGGCCGCGCGGCAGATCCGGGCGGGCGGCCCGGTCGACCTCGGGCCGGTGCGCGCGCAGTACGAGGAGTGGGCGCGGGAGCTGCCCGCCGAGGACTCCGATCCGGCCTCGGCCTCGCCCGGCGCGCTGCTCCACCGCGATGCCGGGCTGCTGGCCGAGGCCCTGGAGGGCCTGTCCGGCGCGCTCGCCGACCAGTGA
- a CDS encoding cupin domain-containing protein yields the protein MTEPSAPVNIAEKLARFSDLWAQKKVADLNDYEVKLAKLKGEFIWHTHAETDEFFLVISGRLTIRLRDGDVVLGPGELYVVPRGVEHCPVAEEETAILLLEPAGVLNTGDQGGPLTRAAEILG from the coding sequence ATGACCGAACCCAGCGCACCCGTCAACATCGCCGAGAAGCTCGCCCGGTTCAGCGACCTCTGGGCGCAGAAGAAGGTGGCCGATCTCAACGACTACGAGGTCAAGCTCGCCAAGCTGAAGGGCGAGTTCATCTGGCACACCCATGCCGAGACCGACGAGTTCTTCCTGGTCATCAGCGGGCGGCTGACCATCCGGCTGCGGGACGGCGATGTCGTGCTGGGGCCGGGCGAGCTGTACGTGGTGCCCCGGGGCGTCGAGCACTGCCCGGTGGCAGAGGAGGAGACCGCGATCCTGCTGCTGGAACCGGCCGGTGTGCTCAACACCGGCGACCAGGGCGGGCCGCTGACCAGGGCGGCCGAGATCCTGGGCTGA
- a CDS encoding aldo/keto reductase, producing the protein MTIPDVTLNNGVRIPQLGFGVFKVPDGETAEAVGTALRAGYRSIDTAALYANEKGVGRAIAESGIARDELFVTTKLGNSAHRGYDSALAAFDDSLEQLGLDYVDLYLIHWPLPARDLYVDTWRAFEKLLADGRTRAVGVSNFQPAHLRRLLDETGVVPAVNQIELHPWLQQDELRAFHAEHGIATEAWSPLARGTLLDDPVITAIAARLGRTPAQVILRWHLQLGNVVIPKSVTPARISENADLFGFELTAEDLAAVAGLERGLRTGPHPDTLN; encoded by the coding sequence ATGACCATCCCCGACGTCACCCTCAACAACGGCGTACGGATCCCCCAGCTCGGCTTCGGCGTGTTCAAGGTGCCGGACGGCGAGACCGCCGAGGCCGTCGGCACCGCTCTGCGCGCCGGATACCGCTCCATCGACACGGCCGCGCTGTACGCCAACGAGAAGGGCGTGGGCCGGGCCATCGCCGAGTCCGGGATCGCCCGCGACGAGCTGTTCGTGACCACCAAGCTGGGCAACAGTGCCCACCGGGGCTACGACAGCGCCCTCGCCGCGTTCGACGACAGCCTGGAGCAGCTCGGCCTGGACTACGTCGACCTGTACCTCATCCACTGGCCGCTGCCCGCCCGGGACCTCTACGTCGACACCTGGCGCGCCTTCGAGAAGCTGCTGGCCGACGGCCGCACCCGGGCCGTCGGCGTGTCCAACTTCCAGCCCGCGCACCTGCGTCGGCTGCTGGACGAGACCGGCGTGGTCCCGGCCGTCAACCAGATCGAGCTGCACCCGTGGCTGCAGCAGGACGAGCTGCGGGCGTTCCACGCCGAGCACGGCATCGCCACCGAGGCGTGGAGCCCGCTGGCCCGCGGCACGCTGCTGGACGACCCGGTGATCACCGCCATCGCCGCGCGGCTGGGCCGGACCCCGGCGCAGGTGATCCTGCGCTGGCACCTGCAGCTGGGCAATGTGGTGATTCCCAAGTCGGTGACCCCGGCGCGGATCAGCGAGAACGCCGACCTCTTCGGCTTCGAGCTGACCGCCGAGGACCTGGCGGCCGTCGCCGGCCTGGAGCGCGGGCTGCGCACCGGACCGCACCCGGACACCCTCAACTGA
- a CDS encoding SDR family oxidoreductase — translation MSTDSLSGQVAVVTGAARGVGAELARTLAARGARVALVGLEPEELKATAAACGPDADWWQADVTDAEAMSAAAAEITQRYGRVDVVVANAGIAAGGLFQDSDMDTWRRVVEVNLLGSATTARAFLPALVASRGYLLQIASLAAMTPAPLMTAYCASKSGVEAFAHALRAEVANQGVRVGVGYLSWTDTDMVRGADEDEVMRDMRASLPWPTNRTYPLEPAVQRIADGIARRSVHVYAQGWLRGYQLMRGQIPLFLGRFAPIKLRGLEPRLRESAAARRGLVGRGGAADEAARAQRRVSG, via the coding sequence ATGAGCACAGACTCGCTTTCCGGCCAGGTCGCCGTGGTCACCGGCGCCGCCCGCGGCGTCGGCGCGGAGCTGGCCCGCACCCTGGCCGCCCGCGGCGCCCGGGTCGCCCTTGTCGGCCTGGAGCCCGAGGAGCTGAAGGCCACCGCCGCCGCCTGCGGCCCGGACGCCGACTGGTGGCAGGCGGACGTCACCGACGCCGAGGCCATGTCCGCCGCCGCCGCCGAGATCACCCAGCGCTACGGCCGGGTGGACGTGGTGGTCGCCAACGCCGGCATCGCCGCCGGCGGTCTGTTCCAGGACTCCGACATGGACACCTGGCGGCGCGTGGTCGAGGTCAACCTGCTCGGCAGCGCCACCACCGCCCGGGCGTTCCTGCCCGCGCTGGTCGCCTCGCGCGGCTACCTGCTGCAGATCGCCTCGCTGGCGGCGATGACCCCGGCGCCGCTGATGACCGCCTACTGCGCCAGCAAGTCCGGCGTGGAGGCGTTCGCGCACGCGCTGCGTGCCGAGGTCGCCAACCAGGGCGTCCGGGTCGGCGTCGGCTACCTCAGCTGGACCGACACCGACATGGTGCGCGGCGCCGACGAGGACGAGGTGATGCGGGACATGCGGGCGAGCCTGCCGTGGCCGACCAACCGGACCTACCCGCTGGAGCCCGCGGTGCAGCGGATCGCGGACGGCATCGCCCGCCGCTCGGTCCATGTCTACGCCCAGGGCTGGCTGCGCGGCTACCAGTTGATGCGCGGTCAGATCCCGCTGTTCCTGGGCCGGTTCGCGCCGATCAAGCTGCGCGGGCTGGAGCCCAGGCTGCGCGAGAGCGCCGCCGCCCGGCGCGGGCTCGTCGGCCGCGGCGGTGCGGCGGACGAGGCCGCGCGGGCGCAGCGCCGGGTGTCGGGCTGA
- a CDS encoding MDR family MFS transporter: MSENPVDTSAEPTPEPNPAGDAAAAAAPDGPRYLSHKQIMVVMGGLMAGMLLAALDQSIVGTALPTIVSQLGGIDKLSWVVTAYLLTSTAATPLWGKISDLYGRRIIFQTAIVVFLVGSALAGLSQNMGELIGFRALQGIGGGGLMSLAFAIIGDVIPPRERGRYMGLMGAVFGLASVAGPLLGGWFTDSIGWRWIFYINLPIGIGAFIVCSFALRLPVNRREHSIDYLGAGAIVAAVTSLLLYLNWAGTSYGWASWQGLALLLGSLLLVGAFVAIELRAAEPILPMRLFRNPIFSVGNSFGFFAGFAMFGGIIYLPLYLQAVKGMSAMESGLGMLPAIAGIMTTSIVSGRIMAKTGKYKIYPIAGALLLILSLVLLSGLTNTTPYWQVAVYAFVFGSGLGMTLQTVVTAIQNSVHFSDMGVATASATFFRQIGASIGTAIFGTVLTTRMTHYMKQEFAGAPGGAKGVGTLDVNNIQAIHKLPQPVKEHVTAAFAHAIGDLFLAGTPFIVVALVLAFVLKEKKLASMEGAEAAVPAH; the protein is encoded by the coding sequence ATGTCCGAGAACCCGGTCGACACCTCGGCCGAACCGACCCCCGAACCCAACCCCGCCGGGGACGCGGCCGCTGCCGCCGCCCCGGACGGTCCCCGTTACCTGAGCCACAAGCAGATCATGGTGGTGATGGGCGGCCTGATGGCCGGCATGCTGCTCGCCGCCCTCGACCAGAGCATCGTCGGCACCGCGCTGCCGACCATCGTCAGCCAGCTGGGCGGCATCGACAAGCTCTCCTGGGTCGTCACCGCGTACCTGCTCACCTCGACCGCCGCGACGCCGCTGTGGGGCAAGATCTCCGACCTCTACGGGCGCCGGATCATCTTCCAGACCGCGATCGTGGTCTTCCTCGTCGGCTCCGCGCTGGCCGGGCTCAGCCAGAACATGGGCGAGCTGATCGGCTTCCGCGCGCTGCAGGGCATCGGCGGCGGCGGGCTGATGTCGCTGGCGTTCGCCATCATCGGGGACGTCATCCCGCCGCGCGAGCGCGGCCGCTACATGGGCCTGATGGGCGCGGTCTTCGGGCTGGCCAGCGTCGCCGGGCCGCTGCTCGGCGGGTGGTTCACCGACAGCATCGGCTGGCGCTGGATCTTCTACATCAACCTGCCGATCGGCATAGGCGCGTTCATCGTCTGCTCCTTCGCGCTGCGGCTGCCGGTCAACCGGCGCGAGCACTCCATCGACTACCTGGGCGCGGGGGCGATCGTGGCCGCCGTCACCAGCCTGCTGCTGTACCTGAACTGGGCCGGCACCTCCTACGGCTGGGCGTCCTGGCAGGGCCTGGCGCTGCTGCTGGGCTCGCTGCTGCTGGTGGGCGCGTTCGTGGCGATCGAGCTGCGCGCGGCCGAGCCGATCCTGCCGATGCGGCTGTTCCGGAACCCGATCTTCTCGGTCGGCAACAGCTTCGGCTTCTTCGCGGGCTTTGCGATGTTCGGCGGCATCATCTACCTGCCGCTGTACCTGCAGGCCGTCAAGGGCATGTCGGCGATGGAGTCAGGGCTGGGCATGCTGCCGGCCATCGCCGGGATCATGACGACCTCGATCGTCTCCGGCCGGATCATGGCCAAGACCGGCAAGTACAAGATCTACCCGATAGCCGGGGCGCTGCTGCTGATCCTGTCGCTGGTGCTGCTGAGCGGGCTGACCAACACCACGCCCTACTGGCAGGTCGCGGTGTACGCCTTCGTCTTCGGCTCGGGCCTGGGCATGACGCTGCAGACGGTGGTGACCGCGATCCAGAACTCGGTGCACTTCAGCGACATGGGCGTGGCCACGGCCTCGGCCACGTTCTTCCGGCAGATCGGCGCGTCCATCGGCACGGCGATCTTCGGCACGGTGCTGACCACGCGGATGACGCACTACATGAAGCAGGAGTTCGCGGGCGCGCCCGGCGGCGCCAAGGGCGTGGGCACCCTGGACGTCAACAACATCCAGGCCATCCACAAGCTGCCGCAGCCGGTCAAGGAACACGTCACGGCGGCCTTCGCGCACGCCATCGGCGACCTCTTCCTGGCCGGTACGCCGTTCATCGTGGTCGCGCTGGTGCTGGCCTTCGTGCTGAAGGAGAAGAAGCTGGCCTCGATGGAGGGCGCGGAGGCGGCCGTGCCCGCCCACTGA